The following are encoded together in the Candidatus Binatota bacterium genome:
- the tilS gene encoding tRNA lysidine(34) synthetase TilS, giving the protein MSRFACNATASPPHSSAVSASASARRFTARLVASPCWRSGGELVVASSSASPGIAEASSNTVRIIEIFMVHDAVTARAALPRRVGHANNTVGPDVKRHGKLMFGLLPTVEAAARRADMEGKGVLVAVSGGGDSMALLELLLELADKCDLKLEVAFVDHGCREDVQSELELVEARALAAGLPFFCLRVKAGAQANEARLRELRYSALLGCADERGLQLVATGHNSDDQAETILMNLFRGGGLRALGGMRDARGRVVRPLLDVRRSALRELLKSRGVAWAEDPSNSSDRFLRNRIRGRVLPIVEREVGQHVARRLAEDASRLRLEDDYLQGEASRYRLWVAGSEADAVLDLAAFDRVPPALRWRVLRSWLLETGGPRSPTARQLELLEKLSSRRDGSAELDMPGRPVLREYGQLRRVRLSVNALDFNLVLDPRSDAAVEDPAGRWSIAVDRKVAEPQRKSILEQAVNASRTHLLRGDISVRPHRNGDRIRLATGGHALVSDLLGELKVPRAMRGGWPVMEQAASLLWVPGLLADPGLATNSSDDSLLLSWKRKPGF; this is encoded by the coding sequence ATGAGCAGGTTCGCCTGCAACGCCACGGCATCTCCTCCCCACTCCTCGGCGGTGAGCGCGAGCGCTTCGGCCAGGCGGTTCACAGCCCGCCTGGTTGCTTCGCCCTGTTGGAGATCGGGCGGGGAATTAGTGGTGGCCAGCTCATCGGCATCCCCCGGTATCGCAGAGGCCAGTAGCAACACGGTAAGAATTATCGAGATTTTCATGGTCCACGATGCTGTCACAGCCCGCGCGGCCTTGCCACGGCGAGTGGGGCACGCGAATAATACTGTCGGTCCTGACGTGAAAAGACACGGTAAATTGATGTTTGGATTATTGCCAACTGTTGAAGCGGCTGCGCGGCGCGCCGACATGGAGGGCAAAGGTGTGCTCGTGGCGGTATCGGGTGGCGGCGACTCAATGGCACTGCTGGAACTCTTGCTGGAGCTTGCCGACAAGTGTGATCTTAAACTCGAAGTAGCTTTTGTCGACCACGGCTGCCGCGAAGATGTCCAGTCAGAACTCGAACTGGTCGAGGCCCGCGCCCTGGCAGCGGGCTTGCCGTTTTTCTGCTTGCGCGTGAAAGCGGGGGCGCAAGCCAACGAGGCTCGGCTGCGGGAGCTGCGGTATTCGGCGCTTCTTGGCTGCGCCGACGAACGAGGATTGCAACTGGTAGCCACGGGCCACAACAGCGACGACCAGGCCGAGACCATTCTCATGAACCTGTTCCGAGGCGGGGGACTGCGCGCTCTCGGCGGCATGCGCGACGCTCGCGGTCGCGTGGTCCGGCCCTTGCTCGATGTGAGGCGCAGCGCGTTGCGCGAGCTTCTCAAGAGCCGTGGTGTCGCGTGGGCCGAAGATCCGAGCAACAGCAGCGACCGCTTTCTGCGCAATCGCATACGCGGGCGGGTGCTGCCGATCGTCGAGCGCGAGGTGGGCCAACACGTTGCCCGGCGGTTGGCAGAAGACGCATCGCGCTTGCGACTGGAGGACGACTACCTGCAAGGCGAGGCCTCGCGCTACAGGTTGTGGGTTGCGGGAAGTGAAGCCGATGCTGTTCTTGACCTCGCCGCCTTCGACCGAGTACCACCGGCGCTGCGCTGGAGGGTGTTGCGTTCCTGGCTGCTCGAGACCGGCGGGCCACGGAGTCCGACTGCACGCCAACTGGAGCTGCTGGAAAAACTTAGCAGCCGGCGCGATGGCAGTGCCGAACTGGACATGCCGGGGCGGCCAGTGTTGCGGGAATACGGCCAACTGCGGCGCGTCCGGCTGTCGGTGAACGCCCTTGATTTCAACCTGGTACTCGACCCGCGCAGCGACGCGGCCGTTGAAGACCCTGCGGGAAGGTGGTCGATAGCCGTAGATCGGAAGGTTGCTGAGCCCCAGCGAAAATCGATACTTGAGCAGGCCGTGAACGCATCGCGCACTCACTTGCTGCGTGGCGACATTTCCGTACGTCCCCACAGGAATGGAGACCGTATTCGCCTAGCCACTGGCGGACACGCGCTGGTGAGCGATCTGCTGGGAGAGCTCAAAGTGCCGAGAGCCATGAGAGGGGGATGGCCCGTAATGGAACAGGCAGCCAGCTTGCTGTGGGTGCCTGGATTGCTTGCCGACCCTGGGCTGGCGACAAACTCCAGCGACGATTCATTGCTGCTGAGTTGGAAGCGGAAGCCGGGGTTTTGA
- a CDS encoding ATP-dependent metallopeptidase FtsH/Yme1/Tma family protein, producing MNQFSRNIALWLVLGLMVVLLFNMFQGQQQTDEKVIYSDFIEELQAGRVDQVTLQGDQISGTMDGGRNFTTYGPLDDAVDEIKAVDVPFEVKPQANEPWYVILLVQWFPMLLLVGVWIFFMRQMQMGGGKAMSFGKSRARLLNENEQKVTFGDVAGIDEAKEELEEIIAFLRDPKKFTRLGGRIPKGVLLVGAPGTGKTLLARAVAGEAGVPFYSISGSDFVEMFVGVGASRVRDLFVQGKKNAPCIIFIDEIDAVGRHRGAGLGGGHDEREQTLNQLLVEMDGFESNEGVILVAATNRPDVLDPALLRPGRFDRRIVVPQPDVRGRTGILKVHTRKVPLGDDVDLSVIGRATPGFSGADLESLVNEAALQAARENKDAVCQPNFDHAKDKILMGSERRSLVMTDEEKRNTAYHESGHALIAALLPGADPVHKVTIIPRGMALGLTQQIPVEDRHSYNRRYLNNNLVILYGGRVAEEIVMDEVTTGAGNDLERATELARKMVCEWGMSESMGPVTYSTPNEEVFLGMDITQRREYSEATAGNIDAEVRNILSGAYKKARKILDEHLAILHKMAAALLEHEVLDNTDIQKLLREGGVEPPVVPEPAPVPA from the coding sequence ATGAACCAGTTTTCTCGTAACATCGCTCTCTGGCTAGTCCTGGGCCTCATGGTCGTCCTGCTGTTCAATATGTTTCAGGGCCAGCAGCAGACCGATGAAAAGGTCATATACAGCGATTTCATCGAAGAGCTGCAGGCGGGTAGGGTAGACCAGGTTACCCTGCAGGGAGACCAGATAAGCGGCACGATGGATGGCGGTCGCAATTTCACCACCTACGGGCCGCTCGACGATGCAGTTGACGAAATCAAGGCCGTAGACGTACCCTTCGAGGTAAAGCCCCAGGCCAACGAACCCTGGTACGTCATCCTACTGGTGCAATGGTTCCCTATGCTGCTCCTGGTCGGCGTGTGGATTTTTTTCATGCGACAGATGCAGATGGGTGGCGGCAAAGCCATGTCCTTCGGTAAGAGCCGCGCCCGGTTGCTGAACGAGAACGAGCAGAAAGTAACCTTCGGCGACGTGGCGGGAATAGACGAAGCCAAGGAAGAACTCGAAGAAATCATCGCCTTCCTGCGCGACCCCAAGAAGTTCACACGCCTGGGCGGCCGCATACCCAAAGGAGTACTGCTGGTCGGCGCGCCGGGCACCGGCAAGACACTGTTGGCACGGGCCGTGGCTGGCGAAGCTGGCGTCCCCTTTTACTCGATCTCCGGCTCTGACTTCGTCGAGATGTTCGTGGGGGTAGGGGCTTCGCGCGTGCGCGACCTCTTCGTACAAGGCAAGAAAAACGCGCCCTGCATAATCTTCATCGATGAGATAGACGCGGTCGGTCGCCACCGCGGGGCGGGCCTCGGCGGTGGGCACGACGAACGGGAACAGACTCTCAACCAGTTGCTGGTCGAGATGGACGGTTTCGAATCCAACGAGGGCGTAATCCTGGTGGCGGCCACAAACCGACCAGACGTACTCGATCCTGCCTTGTTACGCCCTGGACGTTTCGACCGACGCATCGTCGTGCCACAACCCGACGTCCGTGGCAGGACCGGGATTCTCAAGGTACATACCCGCAAGGTCCCGCTGGGCGACGACGTAGACCTTAGCGTCATAGGACGCGCCACGCCGGGTTTCAGTGGTGCCGATCTTGAGAGCCTGGTCAACGAGGCCGCCCTTCAGGCAGCCCGCGAGAATAAGGACGCGGTCTGTCAGCCTAATTTCGACCATGCCAAGGACAAGATTCTCATGGGCAGCGAGAGGCGCAGCCTCGTAATGACCGACGAAGAAAAACGCAACACGGCTTACCACGAGTCAGGTCACGCCCTGATCGCCGCGTTGTTGCCAGGTGCAGACCCGGTGCACAAGGTCACGATCATACCCAGGGGCATGGCCCTCGGACTGACCCAGCAGATTCCGGTCGAAGACCGTCATTCCTACAACCGGCGTTACTTGAACAACAACCTCGTCATCCTTTACGGCGGCAGGGTGGCCGAAGAAATTGTCATGGATGAAGTGACGACAGGCGCCGGCAATGACCTTGAGAGGGCAACGGAGCTGGCGCGAAAAATGGTCTGCGAGTGGGGAATGAGCGAATCCATGGGGCCAGTTACCTACAGCACACCAAACGAAGAAGTCTTCCTGGGGATGGACATCACGCAGCGGCGCGAGTACTCCGAGGCTACCGCGGGCAACATAGACGCGGAGGTCAGGAACATCCTCTCGGGAGCTTACAAGAAAGCGCGTAAGATACTCGACGAGCACCTCGCGATCCTGCACAAGATGGCAGCAGCCTTGCTGGAGCACGAAGTACTGGACAACACCGATATCCAGAAGCTTCTCAGGGAAGGTGGGGTCGAGCCGCCCGTGGTTCCCGAGCCGGCACCCGTGCCAGCCTGA
- the tsaE gene encoding tRNA (adenosine(37)-N6)-threonylcarbamoyltransferase complex ATPase subunit type 1 TsaE, producing the protein MTTDTSSGQQIQLRVDSEAATEDLARKLASALDEGCVVGLSGRLGAGKTVFCRGLAEGRGVDPREVSSPSFVYLQSYDGDSGPFHHADLYRLGSMDDAAIEEAIDGTGLQHVLGAAGLAAVEWWEFYRGPLPQKLVTVEIAVENAEYRSIELKFAGQGLQRALDAVS; encoded by the coding sequence ATGACCACGGATACGAGTAGCGGACAGCAGATCCAGCTGCGCGTAGACAGCGAAGCGGCCACCGAGGACCTGGCGCGCAAGCTCGCTTCGGCACTGGACGAGGGCTGCGTTGTTGGCCTGTCAGGTCGACTCGGAGCGGGTAAAACAGTGTTTTGTCGGGGCCTCGCGGAGGGTCGGGGGGTTGACCCACGAGAGGTGTCGAGTCCGAGTTTCGTGTATCTGCAGTCCTACGACGGCGACAGCGGCCCTTTTCATCACGCCGACCTTTATCGCCTCGGGTCCATGGACGATGCTGCTATAGAAGAAGCGATCGACGGAACCGGCCTGCAACACGTTCTGGGCGCTGCGGGGCTCGCGGCCGTGGAGTGGTGGGAATTCTACAGGGGGCCTCTCCCTCAAAAGCTCGTAACCGTTGAAATTGCCGTGGAAAACGCGGAGTATAGGTCGATTGAACTTAAATTTGCTGGGCAGGGGCTGCAGCGCGCACTGGATGCCGTGAGCTGA
- the folP gene encoding dihydropteroate synthase, with protein sequence MSRSFSGKVGSSRPWFPSRHPCQPENRPLSNDEEPLLRKLATARGPLSLADRPLLVGILNLTPDSFSDGGRFSGPEEAVDAALEMVELGADVIDVGGESTRPGATPVDEDEELARILPVVRELGQQANLLFSIDTVRAAVARQALDCGAAIVNDVSACRWDGDMFSLVAKAGAGLVLMHSPGRPEVMMELANYGQVVTEVSDFLDERCRLAVEAGVAANALIVDPGLGFGKQLDDNLELAANFKKHWQGDQPVMLGPSRKRWLGEVCDIERASERDTATAAAAALAAFSGVELIRTHDPGSTLQAVKLGAALRRHRGT encoded by the coding sequence ATATCCAGAAGCTTCTCAGGGAAGGTGGGGTCGAGCCGCCCGTGGTTCCCGAGCCGGCACCCGTGCCAGCCTGAAAACCGGCCATTGAGCAACGACGAAGAGCCGCTGCTACGCAAGCTGGCCACGGCCAGGGGCCCCTTGTCCTTGGCCGACCGTCCGCTGCTGGTCGGCATTCTCAACCTGACACCTGATTCGTTTTCGGATGGGGGCCGCTTCTCTGGCCCCGAGGAAGCCGTCGATGCCGCTCTTGAAATGGTCGAACTGGGCGCGGACGTAATCGACGTTGGCGGGGAGTCTACGCGCCCGGGTGCCACGCCCGTTGACGAGGACGAAGAACTCGCGCGGATCTTACCGGTTGTTCGTGAACTCGGGCAACAGGCAAACCTACTCTTCTCAATTGATACCGTGCGCGCCGCTGTAGCCCGGCAGGCACTGGACTGCGGCGCCGCGATCGTCAACGACGTGTCAGCCTGCCGCTGGGACGGGGACATGTTTTCGCTGGTGGCGAAAGCCGGGGCAGGCCTGGTGTTGATGCACAGCCCAGGGCGGCCCGAAGTCATGATGGAACTGGCGAACTACGGACAGGTAGTTACCGAAGTCAGCGATTTTCTGGACGAGAGATGCCGCCTGGCTGTCGAAGCGGGCGTCGCCGCGAACGCGCTTATCGTGGACCCTGGCCTGGGCTTCGGTAAACAACTGGACGACAACCTGGAGCTGGCGGCCAATTTCAAGAAGCACTGGCAGGGCGATCAACCCGTCATGCTCGGACCCTCGCGCAAGCGCTGGCTGGGCGAGGTGTGCGACATCGAGCGCGCATCCGAGCGAGACACCGCCACCGCGGCAGCAGCCGCGCTTGCCGCTTTCAGCGGCGTGGAGCTGATCCGCACCCATGACCCGGGCTCTACCCTGCAGGCGGTTAAGCTCGGCGCCGCGCTGCGCAGGCACAGGGGAACCTGA
- a CDS encoding aspartate kinase gives MSTVERTVQKYGGTSLGDLDRIRAVAARVKRSWEQGLNVAVVVSAMSGETNRLLELARSLSGEPDTRELDVLLSTGEQVSCALLSLALKDQGVPAESLLGHQIRISTDSAHGKARIQSIKVSRIERAFEERKVVVVAGFQGIDSDDNITTLGRGGSDTTAVALAAALGAASCDICTDVDGVYTTDPRTCDQAVRLEKISYDEMLELAGLGAKVLQIRAVECAKRYGVKLRVRSSFGDDEGTWVVPEEEGMEEVLVSGVAFDRDQAKITVKLVPDTPGLAASLFGPLAERGVVVDMIVQNVSADGHTDLTFTVSGEDFSAAAKLVQEVAEKVGAGGVDSSDTVAKVSVVGLGMRNHAGVAARMFEVLSNAGVNIQMISTSEIKISVVIERDDVDKAVKLLHEAFVEDPGSLAESKPA, from the coding sequence ATGTCCACGGTAGAAAGAACAGTACAAAAATACGGAGGGACCTCGCTCGGAGATCTCGACCGCATTCGAGCGGTAGCCGCAAGGGTAAAACGCAGCTGGGAACAGGGCCTTAATGTCGCAGTGGTCGTTTCGGCCATGAGCGGAGAAACCAACCGGCTGCTGGAACTGGCGCGCTCGCTGTCCGGCGAACCCGACACCCGCGAACTCGACGTGTTGCTTTCAACAGGCGAACAAGTGTCGTGTGCGCTGCTGTCACTGGCACTCAAGGACCAAGGCGTGCCGGCCGAATCCCTGCTCGGCCACCAGATTCGCATCTCCACCGATTCTGCGCACGGTAAAGCGCGAATCCAGTCGATCAAGGTTTCGCGTATCGAGCGCGCTTTTGAAGAACGCAAGGTGGTAGTGGTCGCGGGGTTTCAGGGCATCGATTCAGATGACAACATTACCACTCTCGGCCGCGGTGGTTCTGACACCACGGCGGTGGCCCTAGCCGCGGCCCTGGGCGCGGCTAGCTGCGACATCTGCACCGATGTAGATGGTGTTTACACCACCGATCCACGGACTTGCGACCAGGCCGTGCGGCTGGAAAAAATTTCCTACGACGAGATGCTCGAACTGGCGGGGCTCGGTGCAAAGGTGTTGCAGATAAGAGCAGTCGAGTGCGCTAAGCGCTACGGCGTCAAGCTACGGGTGCGCTCCAGTTTTGGCGACGATGAGGGCACCTGGGTTGTACCCGAGGAGGAAGGCATGGAAGAAGTTCTGGTATCCGGGGTCGCGTTTGACCGTGACCAGGCGAAAATTACCGTCAAGTTGGTACCCGATACACCGGGGCTGGCTGCGTCACTTTTCGGCCCGCTCGCCGAGAGGGGCGTCGTCGTGGACATGATAGTCCAGAATGTAAGTGCAGACGGACACACCGATCTCACTTTCACGGTTTCCGGCGAGGATTTTTCGGCTGCGGCCAAGCTCGTCCAGGAGGTCGCCGAGAAGGTCGGAGCCGGAGGCGTCGACAGCAGCGATACCGTCGCCAAGGTGTCGGTGGTGGGCCTGGGAATGCGCAACCACGCCGGTGTCGCGGCGCGTATGTTCGAGGTGCTGTCAAACGCCGGCGTAAACATCCAGATGATCTCGACCTCGGAAATCAAGATCTCCGTCGTTATCGAGAGAGACGATGTCGACAAGGCGGTGAAGCTGCTGCACGAAGCCTTCGTCGAAGACCCCGGCTCGCTGGCCGAAAGCAAGCCCGCGTAA
- a CDS encoding pyridoxine 5'-phosphate synthase gives MAEVSLGVNVDHVATIRQARGTDYPDPVEAALAAERAGASSITVHLREDRRHINDSDVARMALAINTKLNLEMAATDEMIDIAAALKPADVCLVPERREELTTEGGLAVRGREKELAPRLARLADAGVKVSLFINPDLDEISAARDSGAPVIELHTGRYADANGERAALELELLHRAALHAVELGLQVNAGHGLTVANVGAVAALPGLVELNIGHSIVARAIFLGIEGAVGEMIAAMGSN, from the coding sequence GTGGCAGAGGTCAGCCTCGGCGTAAACGTCGACCACGTGGCCACCATACGCCAGGCCCGAGGAACTGATTACCCGGACCCGGTCGAAGCTGCCCTGGCCGCCGAGCGAGCCGGTGCCAGCAGCATCACTGTTCACCTGCGCGAAGATCGTCGGCACATAAACGACAGCGACGTGGCGAGAATGGCACTGGCAATCAATACCAAGCTGAACCTGGAAATGGCGGCCACCGACGAGATGATTGACATCGCCGCTGCGCTCAAGCCCGCTGACGTCTGCCTGGTGCCCGAACGGCGCGAAGAGCTCACCACCGAAGGTGGACTGGCTGTGCGCGGGCGCGAAAAAGAGCTGGCACCGCGACTCGCCCGGCTCGCGGATGCGGGCGTAAAGGTGAGCCTTTTTATCAACCCCGACCTCGACGAAATAAGCGCAGCGAGGGATAGCGGTGCCCCGGTCATAGAACTTCACACTGGGCGCTACGCCGATGCCAACGGAGAGCGGGCCGCCCTTGAACTCGAATTACTGCACAGGGCAGCGTTGCACGCCGTGGAGCTTGGGCTGCAGGTCAACGCCGGCCATGGACTGACTGTGGCCAACGTGGGCGCCGTTGCAGCCCTTCCCGGGCTGGTGGAGCTCAACATTGGTCACAGTATCGTAGCCAGGGCCATTTTCCTCGGCATCGAGGGCGCCGTTGGCGAAATGATCGCTGCCATGGGGAGTAACTGA
- a CDS encoding NAD(P)H-hydrate dehydratase: protein MSWPVVGRAAAAAIEEATIAAGMPALELMENAGAALAAAAAVWLPRDGSEISGQAATVLVLCGNGNNGGDGLVAARLLKSAGRSVAVVLCCGRPRSGSGAENNLAIWEGAGGETLDAADALEFLTEESADGCAVAVDAIFGTGLNRDLAGETAELVTALNASGLPVVAADIPSGLCCDSGRPLGVAVIADTTVTFGCAKRGLFLGDGPNHGGRVKVADIGLLEPAFTGVLPDAHTIDAERCGETLPLRHRSIHKGELGHVLIVGGSSGKSGAVVLAGTAALRCGAGLVTLAVPSSLAAVVDGALAETMTRELADEGGQLAEGAWDGLREGISNYDSVVLGPGLGTGPGAIDLVFSLIDSYAGPLLLDADALNVLAESADRGREALLARSRNGATSAVMTPHPGEMARLLGSSVAEVQRDRLSAATGYASSNHVVMVLKGAATVVCAEARTAFNLSGNPGMASAGMGDVLAGVIGTLQAQISDSFEAAAAGVFLHGLAGDRLEVVLGDCGYLASDLANELPLAMTSIRHGNGDDHGYE from the coding sequence GTGTCCTGGCCTGTCGTCGGAAGGGCGGCGGCCGCCGCCATCGAAGAGGCTACGATAGCCGCCGGCATGCCTGCACTTGAGCTGATGGAAAACGCTGGTGCCGCCCTTGCGGCAGCGGCAGCGGTCTGGCTGCCCCGCGACGGATCCGAAATCTCCGGGCAGGCGGCAACCGTCTTGGTGCTCTGCGGCAATGGCAACAACGGTGGCGATGGATTAGTGGCAGCGCGCCTGCTCAAAAGCGCCGGCAGGAGTGTTGCGGTGGTTCTCTGTTGCGGTAGACCGCGATCGGGTAGTGGCGCCGAGAACAACCTCGCTATATGGGAGGGCGCCGGCGGTGAAACCCTGGACGCTGCCGATGCGCTCGAATTCCTGACAGAAGAAAGCGCTGATGGCTGCGCGGTGGCCGTGGACGCAATTTTTGGTACTGGGCTCAATCGCGACCTGGCTGGCGAAACAGCAGAGCTGGTAACCGCGCTCAACGCGTCGGGCCTCCCCGTGGTAGCCGCCGACATCCCGTCAGGGCTCTGCTGTGACAGCGGGCGGCCACTCGGCGTGGCCGTTATCGCCGACACGACCGTTACCTTTGGTTGCGCCAAGCGCGGTCTCTTCCTCGGCGATGGCCCCAACCATGGAGGTCGCGTGAAGGTGGCGGACATCGGGCTGCTGGAACCCGCTTTCACAGGAGTGCTGCCCGACGCCCACACAATCGACGCCGAACGCTGTGGTGAGACCTTGCCCCTGCGCCACCGCAGCATCCACAAGGGCGAACTGGGCCACGTACTCATCGTCGGAGGCTCGAGCGGCAAATCCGGCGCGGTGGTTCTCGCTGGCACCGCGGCGCTGCGCTGCGGGGCAGGACTCGTAACCCTGGCCGTGCCCTCGAGCCTGGCGGCTGTCGTTGACGGGGCACTGGCCGAGACCATGACCCGCGAGCTTGCGGACGAGGGGGGGCAGCTGGCCGAGGGCGCGTGGGACGGGCTGCGCGAAGGCATCAGCAACTACGATTCGGTGGTGCTGGGCCCCGGACTGGGGACCGGTCCGGGAGCAATCGACCTGGTCTTCTCCTTGATCGATTCTTACGCGGGCCCTCTACTCCTCGACGCCGACGCGCTCAACGTGCTCGCCGAATCCGCTGACAGGGGACGCGAAGCATTGCTGGCGAGATCGAGAAACGGAGCGACTTCGGCAGTTATGACTCCGCACCCGGGTGAGATGGCACGGCTGCTGGGCAGCTCTGTGGCCGAGGTCCAACGCGACCGGCTTTCGGCGGCCACCGGCTATGCCAGCAGCAACCACGTGGTCATGGTGCTCAAGGGTGCCGCCACTGTTGTCTGCGCCGAAGCGCGTACGGCTTTTAACCTGTCGGGAAATCCGGGCATGGCCAGTGCCGGAATGGGAGACGTGCTCGCCGGGGTGATCGGCACCTTGCAGGCCCAGATTTCTGACAGCTTCGAGGCAGCCGCAGCCGGCGTGTTTTTGCACGGGCTGGCCGGCGACCGCTTGGAGGTTGTACTCGGCGATTGCGGCTACCTGGCGTCAGACCTGGCAAACGAACTGCCCCTGGCCATGACTTCTATCAGGCACGGTAACGGTGATGACCACGGATACGAGTAG
- a CDS encoding phosphoglucosamine mutase produces the protein MTGEKNDNGVRRMFGTDGVRGVANIEPMTPETVLRLGRAVGRFFQTDGDRQHKVLIGKDTRVSGYMIETALASGLTSMGVDVLLVGPMPTPGIAFLTRSMRADAGVSISASHNPFEDNGIKFFGPDAFKLPDADETLIEELMLGSEIDRMRPTAGAIGKARRVDDADGRYNVFLKSAVPRGRTLAGFRLVVDCANGAAYRVAPAVLEELGAEVVAIGDQPDGFNINEGCGAMYTDLLRERVLREGAHAGIALDGDADRVIMVDELGAEVDGDRMMAILATHMKQSGLLRGDAVVGTVMSNLGLEVYLKEQGIGLQRANVGDRYVVEMMKETGCNLGGEQSGHLICLDNTTTGDGMISALSVLVAMQEADKPLSELHAPINRYPQVLINVAVQEKSDLAEEADICSAIDSARDALGEQGRVLVRYSGTQALARVMVEGSEHSAVEEHARAIADAIQARLG, from the coding sequence ATGACAGGTGAGAAAAACGACAACGGCGTTCGCCGCATGTTCGGCACTGACGGCGTCAGGGGCGTGGCCAACATAGAACCGATGACCCCCGAGACCGTTCTGCGCCTGGGCCGCGCGGTAGGCCGATTCTTTCAAACCGACGGCGATCGGCAACACAAGGTTCTCATCGGCAAGGATACCCGGGTGTCTGGCTACATGATCGAAACCGCGCTCGCCTCGGGGCTCACCTCTATGGGCGTCGACGTGTTGCTCGTGGGACCGATGCCGACACCGGGGATAGCATTTCTGACGCGAAGCATGAGGGCCGACGCCGGGGTCTCGATATCTGCTTCGCACAACCCCTTTGAAGATAACGGCATCAAGTTCTTCGGACCCGATGCGTTCAAGCTTCCCGACGCCGACGAAACGCTGATCGAAGAACTCATGCTCGGCAGCGAAATCGACCGCATGCGCCCAACGGCCGGCGCCATTGGAAAAGCCCGACGAGTAGACGATGCCGACGGGCGCTACAACGTTTTTCTCAAATCAGCGGTGCCCCGGGGTCGAACCCTGGCTGGATTCCGGCTCGTGGTCGACTGTGCCAACGGCGCTGCGTACCGCGTTGCCCCCGCGGTACTCGAGGAACTCGGCGCCGAGGTGGTGGCCATTGGTGACCAGCCCGACGGCTTTAACATCAACGAGGGCTGCGGGGCGATGTACACCGACCTTTTGCGGGAGCGCGTCCTCCGAGAGGGCGCCCACGCAGGCATAGCTCTCGACGGCGACGCCGACAGGGTTATCATGGTCGACGAACTCGGCGCCGAGGTGGACGGTGACCGCATGATGGCGATACTGGCCACCCATATGAAACAAAGCGGGTTGCTGCGAGGCGACGCTGTTGTGGGCACGGTGATGAGCAACCTCGGGCTCGAGGTGTACCTCAAGGAACAGGGAATCGGGCTCCAGCGAGCCAACGTTGGCGATCGTTACGTCGTAGAAATGATGAAAGAAACCGGCTGTAATCTCGGCGGAGAGCAGTCGGGACACTTGATCTGCCTCGACAACACGACGACCGGCGACGGCATGATCTCAGCGCTGTCTGTGCTCGTCGCCATGCAGGAAGCCGACAAGCCGCTGTCGGAACTCCACGCCCCCATAAACAGATATCCGCAAGTGCTCATAAACGTCGCCGTCCAGGAGAAGAGCGACCTCGCCGAGGAGGCGGATATCTGTTCGGCCATTGACAGCGCGCGCGACGCACTGGGCGAACAGGGGCGGGTGCTTGTGCGCTACTCGGGCACCCAGGCGTTGGCCCGGGTCATGGTCGAGGGCTCCGAACACAGCGCAGTAGAAGAGCACGCGCGTGCCATAGCCGACGCCATCCAGGCGCGGCTGGGTTGA